In Methylacidiphilum infernorum V4, a single window of DNA contains:
- a CDS encoding GumC family protein gives MSEELQKKPKDNLTVGNKDVFQTEVLLSPYESSDLEWLKEKLWDIYRFRKQALLFFLVCLFVVFLFTFSQKPIYRGESVVKINSTKSEVVPYKQVSNDEPGLFDWETFFKTQCEIIKSRSLAQRVVERLELDEHLDWLGLKPKKNGPLPSSEKLSEIVQNNLHILPVRGTRLIRICYDSPNSFGAMQVANAYAESFITFGLDRKLEANRHARQFLAGQIELMKKKVTESEAKLARFMEKTGIVKLPGVNSSPTEKELAQVSDALAKARFEMIRKEVFYERAKNGLDMGKSLTIPDNQYTMDIKKNLLKEQAKYRELEEIYKEDYPKMVRLKAGIDGLNQQLAEEKQAVVEKLEAEYEAAKKNFESLEEEWKKTLLKLKDENSLLAKYAMLKREADANQQMYMGLLKRLKETDITSALNSGNIEVVETASIPKKPVKPKKMLNLLLGLFGGSVGGIGLALGLALLDNRFRGKDDIEKFLKIPVLGVIPDIEKLKKHQPETYEGDIPYALMTYALPESEVSNGFRSIRTLLHYTIAGRRPQVITVTSTLESEGKSGTTVNLATVLGQQGTVLVIDADLRRPSIHKILGLRPRPGLSEILTGQAQVEEAVQPTSLPNVWAIVGGRAALHPADLLGAESFSQLCRSLREYFTYILIDTPPMRGMPDAPIVSMQSEGVLYVIEDGRDDRKEVQNNIEAFSRINSRVLGIILNRADPLSHSSYYYAYKYRSQASSNSQELMRKEEEA, from the coding sequence ATGTCCGAGGAACTCCAGAAAAAACCCAAGGATAATTTGACCGTGGGGAACAAGGATGTTTTCCAGACTGAAGTTTTGCTTTCTCCCTACGAGTCTTCCGATTTAGAATGGCTTAAAGAAAAGCTTTGGGACATCTACCGGTTCAGGAAACAGGCTTTGCTCTTTTTTCTTGTTTGTCTTTTTGTCGTCTTTCTTTTTACTTTCAGCCAAAAACCGATCTACCGCGGGGAATCCGTCGTCAAGATCAACTCCACAAAATCCGAGGTAGTCCCCTATAAGCAGGTAAGCAATGACGAGCCAGGGCTTTTCGATTGGGAAACCTTTTTTAAGACCCAATGCGAAATCATCAAAAGCAGGTCCTTGGCTCAAAGGGTCGTTGAAAGACTGGAGCTTGATGAACACCTGGATTGGCTGGGTTTGAAACCAAAAAAGAACGGGCCCCTTCCTTCTTCTGAAAAACTTTCGGAAATCGTTCAAAATAATCTTCACATCCTGCCTGTCCGCGGCACGCGGCTTATCCGGATCTGTTACGATAGCCCCAATAGTTTCGGAGCCATGCAGGTGGCCAATGCCTATGCAGAATCTTTTATTACCTTTGGACTAGATAGGAAACTCGAAGCCAACCGGCATGCCCGCCAATTCCTTGCGGGACAAATCGAACTGATGAAAAAAAAGGTGACCGAATCCGAAGCCAAGCTTGCCCGTTTCATGGAAAAGACGGGTATTGTTAAGCTTCCCGGGGTGAACAGTTCACCTACCGAAAAGGAGCTGGCTCAAGTGAGTGATGCCCTTGCCAAGGCCAGGTTTGAAATGATCCGCAAAGAAGTTTTTTATGAGCGGGCAAAAAACGGGCTTGACATGGGCAAAAGCCTCACCATTCCCGATAACCAATATACCATGGATATCAAGAAAAACCTGCTTAAAGAGCAGGCCAAGTACAGGGAACTGGAAGAAATCTACAAGGAAGATTACCCCAAGATGGTCAGGCTTAAGGCGGGCATTGATGGCTTAAACCAACAACTTGCAGAAGAAAAACAGGCGGTCGTTGAAAAGCTCGAAGCGGAATACGAAGCCGCGAAAAAAAATTTCGAATCCTTGGAAGAAGAATGGAAAAAAACCCTTCTTAAGCTCAAAGACGAAAACAGCCTTCTAGCCAAGTACGCGATGCTCAAGAGGGAGGCGGATGCCAACCAACAGATGTACATGGGCCTGTTAAAAAGGCTCAAAGAAACGGATATCACCTCGGCCCTCAATTCCGGGAACATCGAAGTGGTCGAAACGGCTTCCATCCCTAAAAAACCGGTAAAACCCAAAAAAATGCTTAATCTTTTATTAGGCTTATTTGGAGGTTCGGTTGGAGGTATCGGGTTGGCTCTAGGTTTAGCCCTGCTGGACAACCGGTTTAGGGGTAAAGATGATATCGAAAAATTTTTAAAGATTCCCGTCCTGGGAGTCATCCCTGACATCGAAAAGCTCAAAAAGCACCAACCGGAAACTTACGAAGGGGATATTCCCTATGCGCTCATGACCTATGCCTTACCCGAATCTGAAGTCAGCAACGGCTTTAGAAGCATAAGGACCTTGCTTCACTACACCATTGCCGGTCGCCGTCCCCAGGTCATTACGGTTACGAGTACCCTTGAAAGCGAGGGGAAAAGCGGAACGACCGTTAACCTGGCCACCGTTCTTGGTCAACAAGGAACGGTGTTGGTCATCGATGCGGACTTGAGACGACCTTCGATCCATAAGATTCTTGGGTTAAGGCCCCGGCCCGGTCTTTCAGAAATTCTAACCGGGCAGGCCCAGGTAGAAGAGGCGGTCCAGCCGACAAGCTTGCCCAACGTTTGGGCGATCGTAGGGGGTAGAGCGGCCCTGCATCCTGCCGATCTTTTGGGAGCTGAATCCTTTTCCCAGTTGTGCCGATCTCTAAGAGAATATTTCACCTACATCCTCATCGATACCCCTCCGATGCGGGGGATGCCTGATGCTCCGATCGTGAGCATGCAATCCGAAGGGGTTCTCTACGTGATCGAGGATGGAAGAGATGACCGCAAGGAAGTCCAAAATAACATTGAAGCCTTTTCAAGAATAAATTCTCGAGTCCTGGGCATCATTTTAAACCGGGCCGATCCCCTTTCCCATTCCTCCTACTACTACGCCTACAAGTATAGATCCCAGGCTTCCTCCAATTCCCAAGAGCTCATGAGGAAAGAAGAGGAGGCTTAA
- a CDS encoding polysaccharide biosynthesis/export family protein, with protein MSSFFLFFLGMSFGKSSKDIPQALPATAEDANSKINEIILMQASQTADKEGVPLGDGDLLEIHVADLPELSNIKTRITPAGTILLPLLGQIQVEGLTAEELHAFLKTKLGEKYLRDPQVSVSVVEMKSHRISVMGAVYKPGVYEMTNQLRVVDALGMAGGLREDASTTIYLIRSPKKRKAENSPPKAGNEMNAGEEKKEPKAEAPVGPPPKVKKEELLSQIKPFIVEIDLKEMIDGKSERSNFLLMPGDVIQVPPAGSVYVGGEVKNPKGVPLRGGVITAYQAIIEAGGPNDKADMSKVKIYRKLPNGQKKVILLDLSRKKRDYNDYTLQKEDVVVVGTNGPMAVLVGIRDTIFSRLFLPMPY; from the coding sequence TTGAGTTCCTTTTTTCTTTTTTTCTTGGGGATGTCTTTTGGAAAATCAAGTAAAGACATCCCCCAAGCCTTGCCCGCTACGGCCGAAGATGCCAACAGCAAGATCAATGAAATCATCCTGATGCAGGCAAGCCAAACAGCCGATAAAGAAGGGGTGCCCCTAGGGGATGGAGACCTCCTTGAGATCCATGTTGCCGATTTACCCGAGCTTTCCAATATCAAGACAAGAATCACCCCTGCGGGCACGATTCTTCTGCCTTTGCTGGGCCAGATCCAGGTTGAGGGGCTGACAGCAGAAGAACTGCATGCTTTTCTCAAGACCAAGCTGGGTGAAAAGTACCTTAGGGATCCCCAAGTATCGGTTTCTGTCGTCGAGATGAAAAGCCACCGGATTTCGGTAATGGGAGCGGTATACAAGCCCGGAGTCTATGAAATGACCAACCAACTGCGGGTGGTGGATGCCCTAGGAATGGCCGGCGGACTAAGAGAGGATGCTTCAACGACGATTTATCTTATCCGTTCGCCCAAGAAAAGAAAAGCGGAGAATAGCCCCCCGAAAGCAGGTAATGAAATGAACGCGGGAGAAGAAAAGAAAGAGCCTAAAGCTGAGGCCCCGGTTGGTCCTCCACCGAAAGTCAAGAAAGAAGAACTGCTTTCGCAGATCAAGCCCTTTATCGTTGAAATCGATCTAAAAGAGATGATCGATGGCAAATCGGAAAGAAGCAACTTCCTTCTCATGCCTGGAGACGTGATCCAGGTTCCTCCCGCGGGATCAGTTTATGTAGGAGGAGAAGTAAAAAATCCAAAGGGAGTGCCTCTTAGAGGGGGAGTAATTACCGCTTACCAAGCCATCATCGAAGCGGGAGGTCCCAACGATAAGGCGGACATGTCTAAAGTTAAAATTTATAGAAAATTGCCTAACGGGCAAAAGAAGGTAATTTTGCTGGATTTAAGCCGTAAAAAAAGAGATTATAACGACTATACCCTTCAAAAAGAGGATGTCGTGGTGGTCGGGACCAACGGGCCGATGGCGGTCCTTGTCGGGATAAGGGACACGATTTTTTCGCGGCTCTTTTTGCCCATGCCTTACTGA
- a CDS encoding sugar transferase codes for MVGLNIKRLNINPNRSLWPWKGKWAIVFDFLFLLGASAFVYWMRYSTIYWPKNLLPLLSHRHTALFILYGFISLLILHQKGIYDPRNSLNTLEETKKIFWGLTQAAALLVVILFAGQIYISRKLLLVLWLVSLVILPGWRYLLKKFYSGDLKEGNPWIRTVIVGEGEIVKKIEKYYESHPFLGISSWGVISPTAQEPGHRIEDLPQVLDRYWIDEIVICCPLPLNLTESIVLEAVKRKKRVKLAFPSLSENLHPHWENMEFCDGFPLVPLCDKSIPLFHLLVKRLIDLLVSFFGLIALSPLFLLLGIMIKLQDGGPIFYRSTRIGRKGRRFPCLKFRTMSVDADKKKEELAPLNERIGPMFKITNDPRITPLGKFLRKYSLDELPQLFNVLWGQMSLVGPRPPTPDEVEKYETYSLSYYRRLEVKPGITSLWAVEARNDPDFRRAIELDCKYIEEWTPWLDFKILLKTIPAVLRGEGR; via the coding sequence ATGGTTGGTCTCAATATAAAAAGACTGAATATTAACCCAAACAGATCCCTTTGGCCCTGGAAAGGGAAATGGGCCATTGTCTTTGATTTTCTTTTTTTGCTTGGAGCTTCAGCCTTCGTTTATTGGATGAGATACAGCACGATTTACTGGCCTAAAAATCTCCTTCCCCTCCTCTCCCACAGGCATACCGCCCTGTTTATCCTCTACGGTTTCATCTCCCTTCTCATCCTGCATCAAAAAGGGATCTACGATCCGAGAAATTCCTTAAATACCCTGGAAGAAACAAAAAAGATTTTTTGGGGACTCACCCAGGCGGCGGCATTGCTAGTCGTCATTCTTTTTGCGGGCCAAATCTACATATCCCGAAAGCTCCTTCTTGTCCTTTGGCTCGTCAGCTTGGTGATCCTCCCGGGATGGCGGTATCTCCTTAAAAAATTCTATTCAGGGGATCTCAAGGAAGGTAATCCCTGGATAAGAACCGTTATCGTGGGCGAGGGAGAAATCGTAAAAAAAATAGAAAAATATTATGAAAGCCATCCATTTCTAGGCATCTCTTCTTGGGGAGTGATTTCACCAACCGCCCAAGAACCGGGACATAGAATCGAAGATCTTCCCCAAGTTCTCGATCGGTACTGGATAGATGAGATCGTTATCTGCTGTCCCCTTCCTTTGAACCTAACCGAGTCGATTGTTCTTGAGGCGGTCAAGAGGAAAAAAAGGGTTAAACTGGCCTTTCCTTCCCTCTCTGAAAATCTCCATCCTCACTGGGAAAACATGGAGTTTTGCGATGGCTTTCCCCTGGTCCCTCTCTGCGACAAATCGATTCCTCTTTTTCATCTCCTTGTAAAAAGGCTTATCGACCTTTTGGTTTCCTTTTTTGGTCTTATCGCTTTAAGTCCCCTGTTTCTTCTGCTGGGTATAATGATCAAGCTACAAGACGGAGGACCCATTTTTTACCGTTCGACTCGAATAGGCAGAAAGGGAAGAAGATTTCCTTGCCTTAAATTTAGGACGATGTCGGTAGATGCGGACAAGAAAAAAGAAGAGCTAGCCCCTCTCAACGAAAGAATAGGCCCCATGTTCAAGATCACCAACGATCCCCGGATCACTCCCCTGGGTAAGTTTTTAAGAAAATATAGCCTGGATGAGCTTCCCCAGCTTTTCAACGTGCTTTGGGGACAGATGAGCCTTGTCGGTCCCAGGCCTCCTACGCCAGACGAAGTCGAAAAGTACGAAACCTATTCGCTGAGTTATTACCGCAGACTTGAAGTCAAACCGGGGATAACCAGCCTCTGGGCGGTAGAAGCGCGCAACGACCCTGACTTCCGGAGAGCGATTGAACTCGACTGCAAGTATATCGAGGAATGGACACCTTGGCTCGATTTCAAAATCCTTCTTAAAACTATTCCGGCTGTGCTTCGCGGAGAGGGAAGATAA
- a CDS encoding FkbM family methyltransferase, with amino-acid sequence MAINQIPFRPLSWIKRGIIAPGRSKRRVIAGLFKGLDLELDLSCQMQVLLGLWETETYGFIRKCAQRSRWMVDVGAGTGELVSYFLKQKLCKKVYAIEPQKDSVDILRRNANNNLSGKEIEGRLFVITQFLGCNVLRGELPLDSLSLDRTERGFLKIDVDGAELGVLKSGENLLATGRVDLLVETHSSQLEISCFEFLTGLGYRPSVIKNAWWRLFVPEQRPTEHNRWLCAEAKNDPDNS; translated from the coding sequence ATGGCTATAAACCAAATCCCGTTTCGTCCCCTCTCTTGGATTAAAAGGGGGATAATTGCTCCAGGTAGATCAAAGCGTCGAGTGATTGCCGGCCTTTTTAAGGGACTTGACTTGGAGCTCGACTTAAGTTGCCAGATGCAAGTCTTGCTTGGATTATGGGAAACCGAAACGTATGGATTTATACGGAAGTGCGCTCAAAGAAGTAGGTGGATGGTTGACGTCGGAGCGGGAACGGGAGAGTTGGTCAGTTATTTCTTAAAGCAAAAGCTGTGTAAGAAAGTTTATGCTATTGAGCCGCAAAAGGACAGCGTGGACATTTTGCGGCGTAACGCAAACAATAATCTTTCCGGCAAAGAAATAGAGGGTCGTTTATTTGTTATCACCCAGTTTTTGGGGTGCAACGTGTTGAGAGGAGAGCTTCCCCTCGATAGCTTGAGTTTGGATAGGACCGAAAGGGGATTTCTTAAAATCGACGTGGATGGAGCAGAGCTGGGTGTATTAAAAAGCGGCGAAAACCTTCTTGCTACAGGTCGTGTCGATCTCCTTGTTGAAACCCATTCCAGCCAACTGGAAATATCCTGCTTTGAGTTTCTTACCGGGCTTGGTTACAGGCCTTCGGTGATAAAAAATGCGTGGTGGCGGCTGTTTGTTCCCGAGCAGCGCCCTACCGAGCATAACCGGTGGTTGTGTGCCGAAGCAAAAAATGATCCGGATAATTCTTAA
- a CDS encoding gamma-glutamylcyclotransferase family protein, translating into MLYFAYGSNMDWNLMRRKCPSTRFFCRALLDRYKLVVARQSSLWKCGVFGVIPEEKSQVWGVIYEISPFELGKLDVSEEYDPLNPTPSCQRKECLVYKEGDNNYPLTVFSYFPEVSPNPPPLSIEYINKVISGAHYWHLPKNYIASLNRLLPQCPPPSREQKG; encoded by the coding sequence ATGCTCTATTTCGCTTACGGATCGAATATGGATTGGAACCTGATGAGGAGGAAATGTCCCTCGACCAGGTTTTTCTGCCGCGCCCTCCTCGACCGTTACAAACTTGTCGTCGCCCGGCAATCCAGCCTATGGAAATGCGGTGTTTTTGGGGTTATCCCTGAAGAAAAAAGCCAAGTCTGGGGAGTGATCTATGAAATATCCCCCTTTGAGCTGGGGAAGTTGGATGTTTCAGAAGAATACGATCCTTTAAACCCAACTCCCAGTTGCCAACGCAAAGAATGCCTTGTCTACAAGGAAGGGGACAATAATTACCCGCTGACCGTTTTTTCTTACTTCCCCGAGGTTTCCCCCAATCCCCCTCCTCTAAGCATCGAGTACATCAATAAAGTCATTTCCGGGGCCCACTACTGGCATCTCCCCAAAAACTACATAGCAAGTCTCAATAGACTTCTTCCCCAATGCCCGCCTCCATCGCGGGAACAAAAAGGATAA
- a CDS encoding helix-turn-helix transcriptional regulator, producing the protein MAEPFSSLSKTDLVKLLEIYDLSLQVRDQKEFKTVLKKIQELIPSSLIACGLVKINSLNEVKKMLKIINHSFPSDLIAFYLQQKYQKADPVVKTALRLRGNIVRRTEIFRYFQDNFRSQYLKDASDISLHTGLSFGIVEEKTYRASLFSFCDKEIEKSPRHETILNGLKYPLHLALLNCSHPQEVEKPAKESPQALTARELEILKWIMDGKTNWEISCILKISEATVKFHLKNIFLKLDVQNRCQAVATAFHRRLLSL; encoded by the coding sequence ATGGCCGAGCCTTTTTCATCCTTGAGTAAGACAGACCTGGTCAAGCTTTTAGAAATCTACGATCTGAGCTTACAAGTCAGGGACCAAAAGGAGTTCAAAACCGTTCTGAAAAAAATCCAGGAGCTCATTCCCTCCTCACTGATCGCCTGTGGACTGGTAAAAATCAATTCCTTGAACGAGGTCAAGAAGATGTTGAAAATCATCAACCATAGCTTCCCCAGCGACCTGATCGCCTTTTACTTGCAGCAAAAGTATCAAAAAGCCGATCCGGTGGTTAAAACAGCCTTAAGACTCAGGGGAAATATCGTTCGCAGAACCGAGATTTTCAGGTATTTCCAGGATAACTTTCGCAGCCAATACCTAAAAGATGCCTCCGACATCAGCCTCCATACGGGGCTGAGTTTCGGCATCGTGGAGGAAAAAACCTACCGGGCAAGCCTCTTTTCCTTTTGTGACAAGGAAATCGAAAAATCCCCTCGACATGAAACAATCCTTAATGGCCTAAAGTATCCCCTCCACCTTGCCCTCCTCAACTGCTCTCACCCTCAAGAAGTTGAAAAACCGGCCAAAGAAAGTCCCCAGGCCCTTACGGCAAGAGAACTGGAAATTTTAAAATGGATCATGGATGGAAAGACCAATTGGGAGATTTCCTGCATCCTCAAGATCAGCGAAGCCACCGTAAAGTTTCACCTTAAAAACATTTTTTTAAAACTAGACGTCCAGAACCGCTGCCAGGCGGTGGCGACGGCTTTTCATAGAAGGCTGTTATCCTTGTAA
- a CDS encoding response regulator transcription factor: MNFILATTNDLFIQRTEEASTILKGQLVTVGHLSEFFTQLFFKNYDLGIVDPKTPSSFPYLEIIERLRKEGIQLPLFLIDHELNAQQRILSLRKGIDLFLPQNFIPEELAEHALSLVRKKNVIEELHILKIGSLTIDIKNFRVWKGNKEIKLTQKEFSLLMLLATRKNNILSAEEIFNQLWGDYSKVSSINNVIQVHMSGLRKKLEENSLKNLITTVRGKGWIILDQKKAS, translated from the coding sequence ATGAACTTTATCCTGGCAACTACCAATGACCTTTTTATTCAGAGGACCGAAGAAGCTTCAACTATTTTGAAGGGCCAACTGGTCACGGTGGGGCATCTCAGTGAATTTTTCACCCAGCTCTTTTTTAAAAACTATGACCTGGGGATTGTGGATCCAAAGACTCCAAGCAGTTTTCCTTACTTGGAAATAATAGAAAGGTTAAGAAAGGAGGGTATCCAACTGCCTCTTTTTCTTATCGATCACGAATTGAATGCCCAACAAAGAATTCTTTCCCTGCGCAAGGGCATCGATCTTTTCCTTCCCCAAAATTTCATTCCTGAAGAGCTGGCCGAACATGCCTTATCCCTGGTAAGGAAAAAAAATGTGATCGAAGAGCTCCATATATTAAAAATAGGCAGTCTCACCATCGATATCAAAAATTTCAGGGTCTGGAAAGGAAATAAAGAAATCAAGCTTACCCAAAAAGAATTTTCCTTGCTGATGCTATTGGCCACCAGAAAGAACAACATTCTTTCGGCTGAAGAAATCTTTAACCAGCTCTGGGGAGATTACTCGAAGGTCAGTTCCATTAACAACGTGATTCAAGTCCACATGAGCGGGCTAAGGAAAAAATTGGAAGAAAATAGCTTGAAAAACCTTATTACAACCGTTCGCGGAAAAGGCTGGATCATTCTGGATCAAAAAAAGGCAAGCTAA